In Nicotiana tabacum cultivar K326 chromosome 17, ASM71507v2, whole genome shotgun sequence, one DNA window encodes the following:
- the LOC107768393 gene encoding allene oxide cyclase 4, chloroplastic-like, whose amino-acid sequence MATASSASAALRTISSSAKLTSSFPTTSASQKIRSFKLPNPLISQSLKLGTSTNSKSFYCKSQSGSTDSSTTKVQELSVYELNERDRGSPAYLRLSQKNVNSLGDLVPFSNKLYTGDLKKRIGITAGLCILIKHEEEKKGDRYEAIYSFYFGDYGHIAVQGSYLTYEDTYLAVTGGSGIFAGVSGQVKLQQIIFPFKLFYTFYLKGIPDLPSELLVTAVPPSPTVEPAPEAKACEAGATLKNFTN is encoded by the exons ATGGCCACTGCCTCCTCAGCCTCTGCTGCTCTTAGAACCATTTCTTCCTCTGCTAAGCTAACCTCTAGCTTTCCAACTACTTCTGCTTCTCAAAAGATCCGATCTTTTAAACTCCCTAACCCCCTCATTTCCCAATCTCTTAAACTCGGCACCTCCACCAACTCCAAGTCATTTTACTGCAAGAGCCAGAGCGGCTCAACTGATTCCTCTACAA CTAAAGTTCAAGAACTAAGTGTCTACGAACTCAATGAACGTGACCGTGGTAGCCCTGCTTATCTTCGCTTGAGCCAAAAGAATGTCAATTCACTTGGAGATCTTGTCCCCTTTAGCAACAAA CTATATACCGGAGACCTAAAGAAGAGAATTGGAATAACGGCTGGACTCTGCATTTTGATCAAACACGAAGAGGAAAAGAAAGGGGATCGATATGAAGCTATTTACAGCTTCTACTTCGGCGATTATGGTCACATCGCCGTTCAGGGATCGTACTTGACTTACGAGGACACTTATCTTGCCGTTACCGGTGGATCCGGTATCTTTGCAGGGGTTTCCGGTCAAGTGAAATTGCAGCAAATCATTTTCCCTTTCAAGCTATTTTACACTTTTTACTTGAAGGGTATTCCGGATCTGCCGTCTGAGTTGCTAGTTACGGCGGTTCCTCCGTCGCCGACGGTGGAGCCAGCACCTGAAGCTAAAGCTTGTGAGGCTGGGGCCACTCTGAAAAATTTCACTAATTGA
- the LOC107768392 gene encoding uncharacterized protein LOC107768392 isoform X1, producing MVVEAHQLFLPKPPFFSPSFPSPPPHFSSFLFDPSSLSLALFHSDSSISLYPSFSPFSLSSSFPPPQTTLPPPVSSAAFLLLRNPNPSTLFLISSPISGGSSILLRFYILNAARKSFTPAKVVCNHSDMKFDGSKFGVVFRVSHGVSLKLVGDVNVFALYSILNGKIWIFAVKHLRDDEVKLMKCAVIDCSLPVFSISLSFGFLILGENNGVRVLLLRPLVKGRVIKKEKKSLNGGLEKDKMEIKKVSLRNGMINGINAEICSADGNKFTTELKFPSNSVLEERIENRTGSAKLRSVRLRQDSREWIASFVAFKSKDDNFESIKMPAKSAKAIGIQALSSTKYLILDSEGNLHLLFLATSVQGSETPYHMKQLTHNMKVRKLVVFPDSSTSSIFSGSQTVWMSDAIHTVHMMVVTDMDTSVSQTDSKDPAEKLVHTSVVQAIFSSEKVQEIAALAANTVLLLGQGSMFAYAIS from the exons ATGGTCGTTGAAGCTCATCAGCTATTTCTCCCAAAACCCCCTTTCTTTTCACCTTCTTTCCCTTCTCCACCCCCTCACTTTTCTTCTTTCCTCTTTGacccttcttctctctctttAGCTCTCTTCCATTCCGattcctctatctctctctaccCTTCTTTTTCCCCTTTCTCTCTCTCCTCCTCCTTCCCTCCTCCTCAAACCACCCTCCCTCCGCCCGTTTCCTCCGCCGCATTCCTCCTCCTCCGGAACCCTAACCCTTCTACCCTCTTTCTCATCTCTTCTCCTATCTCCGGAGGCTCCTCCATTCTCCTCCGCTTCTACATCCTCAACGCCGCCCGGAAAAGTTTTACTCCGGCGAAAGTTGTGTGCAATCACAGTGATATGAAGTTTGACGGGAGTAAATTCGGGGTTGTTTTTAGGGTTTCTCATGGGGTTTCGCTGAAATTGGTTGGGGATGTCAATGTGTTTGCTCTGTACTCTATTTTGAATGGTAAAATTTGGATTTTTGCTGTGAAGCACCTGAGGGATGATGAGGTGAAGCTAATGAAGTGTGCTGTGATTGATTGTTCATTGCCGGTGTTCTCGATCAGTCTTTCGTTTGGGTTCCTGATTTTGGGGGAAAATAATGGGGTTAGGGTTTTACTCTTGAGGCCATTGGTCAAAGGAagagttattaagaaagagaagaagagtttgaaTGGTGGGTTAGAAAAAGATAAGATGGAGATAAAAAAGGTGTCTTTACGAAATGGGATGATTAATGGAATTAATGCTGAGATTTGTTCTGCTGATGGTAACAAATTCACTACGGAATTGAAGTTCCCTTCCAATAGTGTATTGGAGGAAAGGATCGAAAACCGCACTGGATCAG CAAAGTTAAGGTCTGTGAGACTTAGACAAGATTCCAGAGAATGGATTGCAAGCTTTGTGGCATTCAAGAGCAAGGATGATAATTTCGAGTCAATCAAGATGCCGGCTAAGTCAGCAAAAGCAATTGGCATTCAGGCCTTGTCTTCAACCAAGTATCTGATCTTGGACTCTGAAGGAAATCTTCACCTCTTGTTCCTGGCAACTTCTGTCCAGGGATCAGAGACTCCTTATCACATGAAACAGTTGACTCACAACATGAAAGTTCGAAAGCTCGTTGTTTTTCCGGATTCTTCTACAA GTTCCATCTTTTCAGGATCACAGACTGTTTGGATGTCAGATGCTATCCATACTGTTCACATGATGGTGGTGACGGACATGGATACTTCTGTCAGTCAAACTGACAGCAAAGACCCTGCAGAGAAGCTTGTACATACTTCAG TTGTGCAAGCAATATTTTCCAGTGAAAAGGTCCAAGAAATTGCAGCTTTGGCTGCGAATACAGTATTGCTTCTTGGACAAG GAAGCATGTTTGCATATGCAATTTCCTAG
- the LOC107768391 gene encoding uncharacterized protein LOC107768391, with protein MKLEPSMEQSTIGSSRRRDDGDFNLREWTLKAKISRENTNSRRFSASYIRSFREDAKSFRSNISISSTASSPGYTLREEIDPSTYSFTAALKALQAKTIYSWEYMSPDGLALNSKWNEAEKYICNPLSGEVPLECLSAKTLSGRSFRQLTSKITMSAPLIYPSQFQTRQFQTKPPTKVVPHLPTHEVEFQIPSKEKKVSITRDVGIQSSNPAYISSRSPSPARTPSIEERSTKRCEADADDSPMTTPELKSEKLVEVKETRREEDTKRNGEQVEERNTNNYKGKQSSSKSRYREIGAGCLSWRSLCMREKKHNSTSCKSIRKKKKKNNIFLCHINGC; from the exons ATGAAACTAGAACCTAGCATGGAACAGTCAACTATTGGAAGTTCAAGAAGAAGAGATGATGGAGACTTCAACTTAAGAGAATGGACTCTAAAGGCCAAAATTAGCAGAGAAAATACCAATTCAAGAAGATTTTCAGCTTCTTATATTAGAAGTTTCAGAGAAGATGCTAAGTCTTTTAGATCAAACATATCTATTTCAAGTACTGCTTCTTCCCCTGGCTACACCTTAAGAG AAGAAATTGACCCTTCAACTTATTCTTTTACCGCTGCCCTTAAAG CATTGCAGGCAAAAACAATATATAGTTGGGAATACATGTCACCAGATGGATTGGCTCTAAATTCCAAGTGGAATGAGGCTGAGAAATATATCTGTAATCCCTTATCGGGAGAAGTTCCTTTGGAATGTCTATCTGCGAAAACACTAAGTGGGAGATCATTTCGCCAATTAACCAGCAAAATCACCATGTCTGCACCTTTGATTTATCCTTCTCAATTTCAGACTCGACAATTCCAAACAAAACCTCCTACAAAAGTAGTACCTCATTTGCCTACACATGAAGTTGAATTCCAAATTCCAAGCAAAG agAAGAAGGTTAGCATTACTAGAGATGTGGGAATACAGAGTAGTAATCCAGCTTACATAAGTTCAAGGAGTCCAAGTCCTGCTCGTACTCCATCCATTGAGGAAAGATCTACAAAACGGTGCGAAGCAGATGCTGATGATTCACCTATGACTACTCCTGAATTAAAATCTGAGAAACTG GTGGAAGTGAAAGAAACAAGACGAGAAGAAGACACAAAAAGAAATggggagcaggtggaagagagaAATACTAATAATTACAAAGGGAAGCAGAGCAGTAGTAAGAGCAGGTACAGGGAAATTGGTGCAGGGTGCTTGTCATGGAGGAGTTTATGTATGAGAGAAAAAAAGCATAATAGTACTAGCTGTAAATctataaggaagaagaagaagaaaaacaacattTTTCTTTGCCATATAAATGGATGTTAA
- the LOC107768390 gene encoding RHOMBOID-like protein 9, chloroplastic has protein sequence MVLTTVLLGRVHSRGCIPQLVLPKISHVYKEKKRMHLFVSRLSHSTQRRIFWTVKSALNNQEKQLRALDSYFQKLNNRTGASSSNEIEEITGKNHQLKAEKSLKSLNDFSGKANGGAESKLHAFSSSDDETFEEASYFSMKMINSGGRAKKLKQYLKLKAKDIGSSNQESSSFYLIGILASINIAVFLFETASPVRNSEIGMLSLPMVYGAKINHLILLGEWWRLLTPMFLHSGVLHIALGCWVLLSFGPQVCKAYGSFAFFLIYILGGISGNLISFLHTPEPTVGGTGPGFALIGAWLIYQVRNKDMIGKEGMIEKAMMVTAFSFVLSNFGPIDNWAHFGAALMGIAYGYLTCPTLQLDNAASESGQKEGITLFKQYSDPCKSLLCFSVFILLLASLLLVIEPPLNSIAEAADRF, from the exons ATGGTGTTGACTACAGTATTATTGGGAAGAGTTCATAGCAGGGGATGCATTCCACAGCTAGTTTTGCCTAAAATAAGTCATGTatataaagagaaaaaaagaatgcACCTCTTTGTATCCCGGCTTTCACATAGCACTCAGAGAAGAATATTTTGGACAGTGAAATCTGCACTGAACAATCAGGAGAAGCAACTGAGAGCCTTAGATTCTTACTTCCAAAAGCTCAATAATAGAACAGGAGCTTCCTCTTCGAATGAGATAGAAGAAATAACTGGCAAAAATCATCAACTTAAAGCAGAGAAATCACTGaaatctttaaatgattttagtGGAAAAGCCAATGGAG GTGCAGAGTCAAAATTGCATGCTTTTTCGTCTTCTGATGACGAAACATTTGAAGAAGCATCATATTTTTCCATGAAAATGATCAACAGTGGTGGCAGGGCTAAGAAACTAAAACAGTACTTGAAGTTAAAAGCTAAGGACATTGGCAGTTCAAACCAAGAATCATCTAGTTTTTACTTGAT AGGAATACTGGCTTCTATAAACATTGCAGTTTTCCTCTTCGAAACAGCTAGTCCAGTCAGGAACTCTGAAATAGGGATGCTTTCACTTCCAATGGTATATGGTGCGAAGATAAATCATTTGATCCTACTTGGTGAATGGTGGAGACTTCTGACACCAATGTTTCTG CACTCAGGAGTCCTTCACATAGCCCTTGGTTGTTGGGTGCTTCTTAGTTTTGGGCCTCAAGTATGTAAAGCATACGGTTCATTTGCATTTTTCCTGATATATATTCTTGGAGGTATTTCTGGTAACCTCATCAGCTTTCTTCACACCCCAGAGCCAACTGTTGGAGGAACT GGACCTGGTTTTGCTTTAATAGGAGCTTGGCTCATTTATCAAGTTCGGAACAAAGACATGATAGGAAAAGAAGGCATGATTGAGAAGGCGATGATGGTCACTGCTTTCAGCTTTGTGCTTAGCAACTTTGGGCCTATAGATAACTG GGCACATTTTGGAGCAGCTTTAATGGGAATAGCATATGGTTATCTTACATGTCCAACTCTTCAACTTGACAATGCAGCTTCAGAAAGTGGACAAAAAGAAGGAATCACATTGTTTAAACAATATTCAGATCCTTGTAAATCTCTTCTTTGCTTCTCAGTCTTCATTCTGCTGCTGGCTTCCTTGCTTTTGGTAATAGAACCTCCTCTCAACTCAATAGCTGAAGCTGCAGACAGGTTCTAA
- the LOC107768392 gene encoding uncharacterized protein LOC107768392 isoform X2: MVVEAHQLFLPKPPFFSPSFPSPPPHFSSFLFDPSSLSLALFHSDSSISLYPSFSPFSLSSSFPPPQTTLPPPVSSAAFLLLRNPNPSTLFLISSPISGGSSILLRFYILNAARKSFTPAKVVCNHSDMKFDGSKFGVVFRVSHGVSLKLVGDVNVFALYSILNGKIWIFAVKHLRDDEVKLMKCAVIDCSLPVFSISLSFGFLILGENNGVRVLLLRPLVKGRVIKKEKKSLNGGLEKDKMEIKKVSLRNGMINGINAEICSADGNKFTTELKFPSNSVLEERIENRTGSAKLRSVRLRQDSREWIASFVAFKSKDDNFESIKMPAKSAKAIGIQALSSTKYLILDSEGNLHLLFLATSVQGSETPYHMKQLTHNMKVRKLVVFPDSSTRSQTVWMSDAIHTVHMMVVTDMDTSVSQTDSKDPAEKLVHTSVVQAIFSSEKVQEIAALAANTVLLLGQGSMFAYAIS; the protein is encoded by the exons ATGGTCGTTGAAGCTCATCAGCTATTTCTCCCAAAACCCCCTTTCTTTTCACCTTCTTTCCCTTCTCCACCCCCTCACTTTTCTTCTTTCCTCTTTGacccttcttctctctctttAGCTCTCTTCCATTCCGattcctctatctctctctaccCTTCTTTTTCCCCTTTCTCTCTCTCCTCCTCCTTCCCTCCTCCTCAAACCACCCTCCCTCCGCCCGTTTCCTCCGCCGCATTCCTCCTCCTCCGGAACCCTAACCCTTCTACCCTCTTTCTCATCTCTTCTCCTATCTCCGGAGGCTCCTCCATTCTCCTCCGCTTCTACATCCTCAACGCCGCCCGGAAAAGTTTTACTCCGGCGAAAGTTGTGTGCAATCACAGTGATATGAAGTTTGACGGGAGTAAATTCGGGGTTGTTTTTAGGGTTTCTCATGGGGTTTCGCTGAAATTGGTTGGGGATGTCAATGTGTTTGCTCTGTACTCTATTTTGAATGGTAAAATTTGGATTTTTGCTGTGAAGCACCTGAGGGATGATGAGGTGAAGCTAATGAAGTGTGCTGTGATTGATTGTTCATTGCCGGTGTTCTCGATCAGTCTTTCGTTTGGGTTCCTGATTTTGGGGGAAAATAATGGGGTTAGGGTTTTACTCTTGAGGCCATTGGTCAAAGGAagagttattaagaaagagaagaagagtttgaaTGGTGGGTTAGAAAAAGATAAGATGGAGATAAAAAAGGTGTCTTTACGAAATGGGATGATTAATGGAATTAATGCTGAGATTTGTTCTGCTGATGGTAACAAATTCACTACGGAATTGAAGTTCCCTTCCAATAGTGTATTGGAGGAAAGGATCGAAAACCGCACTGGATCAG CAAAGTTAAGGTCTGTGAGACTTAGACAAGATTCCAGAGAATGGATTGCAAGCTTTGTGGCATTCAAGAGCAAGGATGATAATTTCGAGTCAATCAAGATGCCGGCTAAGTCAGCAAAAGCAATTGGCATTCAGGCCTTGTCTTCAACCAAGTATCTGATCTTGGACTCTGAAGGAAATCTTCACCTCTTGTTCCTGGCAACTTCTGTCCAGGGATCAGAGACTCCTTATCACATGAAACAGTTGACTCACAACATGAAAGTTCGAAAGCTCGTTGTTTTTCCGGATTCTTCTACAA GATCACAGACTGTTTGGATGTCAGATGCTATCCATACTGTTCACATGATGGTGGTGACGGACATGGATACTTCTGTCAGTCAAACTGACAGCAAAGACCCTGCAGAGAAGCTTGTACATACTTCAG TTGTGCAAGCAATATTTTCCAGTGAAAAGGTCCAAGAAATTGCAGCTTTGGCTGCGAATACAGTATTGCTTCTTGGACAAG GAAGCATGTTTGCATATGCAATTTCCTAG
- the LOC107768395 gene encoding membrane protein PM19L, with protein sequence MANGRGGRSLMGPFLVINFVVYLIILGLAAWSLDKYIDGEQNHPHLGGNTSTSFMLIFALIGGVMGASSMLAGFVHLRKWNTQSLASAASSAIISWAITALAFGLVCKQIIMGGHRGKRLQTLEALITIAMVSQLLYILLLHAGIFRNRYGPVYGSYGPQH encoded by the exons ATGGCGAACGGAAGGGGTGGCAGAAGCCTAATGGGACCATTCTTGGTCATAAACTTCGTAGTTTATTTAATAATACTAGGACTTGCTGCCTGGTCACTTGACAAATACATAGATGGCGAACAAAATCACCCCC ATTTAGGTGGGAATACATCGACAAGTTTTATGTTGATATTTGCATTGATTGGTGGAGTCATGGGTGCTTCCTCTATGCTAGCTGGGTTTGTTCATCTCAGAAAATGGAATACTCAAAGTTTGGCTAGTGCTGCTTCTTCAGCTATCATCTCTTGGGCCATTACTGCTCTTGCTTTTGG TCTAGTTTGCAAGCAGATAATAATGGGAGGGCACAGAGGAAAACGCCTG caaactttggaagccttGATTACCATAGCAATGGTGAGTCAATTACTGTATATACTGTTGCTGCACGCTGGCATTTTCCGCAACAGGTACGGACCTGTTTATGGTTCCTATGGGCCTCAGCACTAG